The following DNA comes from Miscanthus floridulus cultivar M001 chromosome 5, ASM1932011v1, whole genome shotgun sequence.
GCCCATTTGCAGTAGCTGGTTCTGCTTCTCGTCCAGCATTATGTTGATGTAATCCTCCGTGTCGTCCACGTATTCCCGGAGCTGTGGAATGCAATAGGCACAATATAGGTTACAAAAGCATGGTCGGAACAAGGACCATGGTAGCGATGTATTGTCACTAGACCATTCAGGATTACAGATACTTGCATCGTGTATTTTTCAGTGACTGGTCCAGCAGCGACTTTCTCAGCGCACTGCATTTATTTATCTTTAAGTTTATGTATAATTGACAGGATGATCACCATTTTCTTAATCTAAAAAAATGATCCACCATTTTGTCTTTGTTATGGCAAGGACAAAAGAGCACATCAAATTGAAATATTTGTTGCAATTTCCATAATTACCTTTTTTCTAGTAAGACATATTGCTATCTGCTCTTAAGTATCATCATTATTTTTTTGACCGAAGTAGTATCATCATTATTTGACCACCAATCCTCAAAGGAAACCATGTATAATACCAAAGCAATCTAATAGTGCAAAAATTAAATTAGGATAAGCTGTGAATAAGCAAGATGGAACATACATGGTACAGTTTGTTCAGCGTGCCGTCGATCTGCACGAAGTAGGCTTCAAGAAGCATTTCCAACTCTTCAACATCAGGCTTAACATAGGCAGAACTTTCACGGACAGTCTCTGTCTCATCATCACGATCTTCTTCCTCCCTGAATACAGTCATACAGGTAAGATTAAAATGAAAATAATGGGTGTGAAATAGGTTGTCGTTTCATCAATATATGTTTGTCAACATGTGCTTCTGCTCggtaacatatcttccaaaaaaaaaaaagatttaggAGTTTACTTCCTGTTCACATCCTAGCATCTACAGACGGGACTACATACTTCTCGTTCTCGTTGTGATCCGTGGATGCATCCTTATTTGAATTGACTGAGCCCAATGTCTCGGAGAATCCTCGGAACGTGAGTTTTCTTGTCAGATACATCTCAGACATATCCATGTCGTCGTCCAGCAAGTGCTCGATTTCATCCCGCACCTACCAAAGAGCATATGCCACACAACACAACCAGAACGTCAAATGATTAGATGTAACAACACGTCACTTCAAACTTTTGAACTAAGAACAGGACACCTGCTTAACCTTCTGCACGCGCCCTGAGACCGCAACCAATCGGTTCTTGATATTCCTGACGTGATCCAACTTCAGTCTGCTAACCTTGGAGGTCAGCTCATCCAAGGCTGGGTAAGCTTCCTTCTCGAGAGTCAGCGTCTAGCACCAATGTGAATTCATCCTCACAAACACGATTTGCAAAATTGAtatagagatcttgtgtaggaaATATAGGATTTAGTGATGTACCTCACTTTCCAAGCATTTGCATGTGTGCTCGAGGCAGACCTCAAGCACCTTGAACTCGAAGGGAGGGATATCGACATTGCCAGCCCTGCAGAGCGCCACTGTTACCCCGTTTCCCTGATCCGTCTCTTTACTGAGCGCCACTGTTGGCCCGTTTCCCTGATCCGTCTCTTTGCTGCGATCAGTCTCTGAACTCGTGCTAGAGACGTCCTTCACAGGAACAGAGGACAATTTTGCAGAAACGTCACAAAGAGTTCATTAGCTCAACTGCAAAGGTCAGAGTTGCAATCTAGTGTTGTAGAACAGAACAAACTCGTCTCCGTCTGCAAGAAAGAAGAAAGGTTCGTACCGGAGAC
Coding sequences within:
- the LOC136453652 gene encoding magnesium transporter MRS2-E-like, with the translated sequence MERKLLPPSVHVTRRKGAAATRKWLVVHAAAAGEPRVAELGKHRIMEMTGLPTRDLRVLDPDLDSPSTILGRERAVVVNLEHVKVIVTAAEALVLDSSNPLLVPFLKSLHTRLSSPDVSSTSSETDRSKETDQGNGPTVALSKETDQGNGVTVALCRAGNVDIPPFEFKVLEVCLEHTCKCLESETLTLEKEAYPALDELTSKVSRLKLDHVRNIKNRLVAVSGRVQKVRDEIEHLLDDDMDMSEMYLTRKLTFRGFSETLGSVNSNKDASTDHNENEKEEEDRDDETETVRESSAYVKPDVEELEMLLEAYFVQIDGTLNKLYHLREYVDDTEDYINIMLDEKQNQLLQMGVLLTTATVVVTAGIVVVSLFGMNIHIELMKDPETDEQARIKNLNFWETTCGTVFGCLAMYLLAIYAGKRSQILH